In Arthrobacter ramosus, one DNA window encodes the following:
- the miaA gene encoding tRNA (adenosine(37)-N6)-dimethylallyltransferase MiaA: MTAVPAGSVDPNPPVIAVVGPTGSGKSDLAVHLALAIDGEVINADAMQFYRGMDIGTAKISVTERRGVPHHLLDTMEVTEEASVSAFQADCRTAIRDIHNRGKRAILVGGSGLYVRAALDVLEFPGTDPGVRQRLEHEHESSGLSGLQERLQHVDPVSAGRLGDARRVIRALEVFELTGRPFSSFMPKREYFRPAVQIGLDVDRGVLRERLAARVLGMVDAGLLEEVARLDAAGLRQGKTASRALGYAQFLRVLDGESDTATAAEETVVATRQFARRQLTWFRADPRIHWLDWQDPDLVAKAAEICASPASVI, from the coding sequence ATGACAGCAGTACCGGCCGGATCAGTTGATCCGAATCCGCCCGTGATCGCCGTCGTCGGACCCACCGGTTCCGGTAAGTCCGATCTCGCCGTCCACCTCGCCCTCGCGATCGACGGCGAGGTCATCAACGCCGATGCCATGCAGTTCTACCGTGGAATGGATATCGGCACGGCCAAGATCAGCGTCACTGAACGCAGGGGAGTGCCCCACCACCTCCTGGACACGATGGAGGTCACCGAGGAAGCCAGCGTCTCCGCTTTCCAAGCCGACTGCCGGACCGCCATCCGTGATATTCACAACCGCGGCAAGCGTGCCATCCTGGTGGGCGGCTCCGGCCTTTACGTCCGGGCCGCGTTGGATGTCCTGGAATTTCCCGGCACGGACCCTGGCGTACGGCAACGGCTGGAGCACGAGCACGAATCATCCGGTCTTTCGGGCCTCCAAGAACGCCTTCAACACGTCGACCCCGTTTCTGCCGGAAGGCTCGGTGACGCCCGCCGCGTCATCCGCGCGCTGGAAGTCTTCGAGCTCACGGGGCGTCCGTTCAGCTCCTTCATGCCGAAGCGCGAGTACTTCCGGCCGGCCGTACAGATAGGGCTCGACGTCGACCGCGGAGTACTGCGCGAGCGTTTGGCCGCGCGAGTCCTGGGGATGGTCGACGCGGGACTTCTTGAGGAGGTCGCGCGGCTGGACGCCGCCGGGCTGCGACAAGGCAAGACGGCATCGCGGGCGCTGGGATATGCCCAGTTCCTGAGGGTCCTCGACGGCGAGTCCGATACGGCTACCGCGGCCGAAGAAACCGTCGTGGCCACCCGGCAATTCGCGCGGCGCCAGCTCACCTGGTTCCGGGCCGACCCCCGGATCCATTGGCTCGACTGGCAGGATCCGGATTTGGTGGCCAAAGCCGCAGAAATCTGCGCGAGCCCGGCGTCGGTGATTTAG
- the miaB gene encoding tRNA (N6-isopentenyl adenosine(37)-C2)-methylthiotransferase MiaB translates to MRWASTGTSPRGYPRLVSSPSAAPAPAPVQQPIPAPVSEPAPEHGVKRTYQVRTFGCQMNVHDSERMAGLLEDAGYVPFDGGVADVVVFNTCAVRENADNKLYGNLGELKQVKAAHPGMQIAVGGCLAQKDRETIVRKAPWVDAVFGTHNVGALPALLDRARHNNEAQLEILESLDVFPSTLPTKRDSVYSGWVSISVGCNNTCTFCIVPSLRGKEKDRRPGEILAEIQALVDDGAVEVTLLGQNVNSYGVEFGDRLAFSKLLRACGDIEGLERVRFTSPHPAAFTDDVIDAMAETANVMPQLHMPLQSGSDKVLKDMRRSYRSTKFLGILDKVRDKIPHAAITTDIIVGFPGETEEDFQATLDVVEKSRFASAFTFQYSKRPGTPAAELPEQLPKAVVQERYERLTALQDRIAAEENAKQLGRRVELLVTAQSGRKAEETHRLSGRSQDQRLVHFSVPEGAESPRPGDFVTVTITGAAAFHLVSDPVTTADYSLRRSRAGDAWDRSQADSCGAPAPSAADTGIGIGSSGSKGVSLGMPSLPVRRG, encoded by the coding sequence ATGAGATGGGCTTCAACTGGTACTAGTCCGAGGGGCTACCCTAGATTGGTGAGTTCCCCTTCCGCAGCACCAGCACCAGCCCCCGTCCAGCAGCCCATTCCGGCCCCTGTCAGCGAGCCCGCACCCGAGCACGGGGTGAAGCGCACCTACCAGGTCCGCACCTTCGGTTGCCAAATGAATGTCCATGACTCCGAGCGCATGGCAGGACTCCTGGAGGATGCAGGATACGTGCCCTTCGACGGCGGTGTCGCCGACGTCGTGGTCTTCAACACCTGCGCCGTCCGTGAGAACGCCGACAACAAGCTTTACGGCAACCTCGGGGAACTCAAGCAAGTCAAGGCCGCCCATCCGGGCATGCAGATCGCCGTAGGCGGATGCCTGGCGCAGAAGGACCGCGAAACCATCGTGCGCAAGGCTCCGTGGGTGGATGCCGTGTTCGGCACCCACAATGTGGGGGCGTTGCCTGCGTTGCTGGACAGGGCCCGCCACAACAACGAGGCACAGCTCGAAATCCTGGAATCGCTGGACGTCTTTCCCTCCACCTTGCCGACCAAGCGTGACTCCGTGTACTCGGGCTGGGTTTCCATCTCCGTCGGGTGCAACAACACCTGCACCTTCTGCATCGTGCCTTCGCTCCGCGGGAAGGAGAAGGACCGCCGTCCGGGCGAGATCCTGGCCGAAATCCAGGCGTTGGTGGACGACGGCGCCGTCGAGGTCACCCTGCTCGGCCAGAACGTGAACTCCTACGGCGTGGAATTCGGGGACCGACTGGCTTTCTCCAAACTGCTCCGCGCCTGCGGTGACATCGAGGGCCTCGAGCGTGTCCGCTTCACGAGCCCGCACCCGGCCGCCTTCACCGACGACGTCATCGACGCGATGGCCGAGACCGCCAACGTCATGCCGCAGTTGCACATGCCACTCCAGTCCGGTTCGGACAAGGTCCTCAAGGACATGCGCCGCTCCTACCGCTCCACCAAGTTCCTGGGCATCCTGGACAAGGTCCGTGACAAGATTCCCCACGCTGCGATCACCACCGACATCATCGTGGGCTTCCCCGGCGAGACGGAAGAGGACTTCCAAGCCACGCTCGACGTCGTCGAGAAGTCACGCTTCGCCTCAGCCTTCACCTTCCAGTACTCCAAGCGCCCAGGCACCCCGGCCGCGGAGCTTCCGGAACAGCTCCCCAAGGCCGTTGTCCAGGAACGCTACGAGCGGCTGACCGCCCTCCAGGACCGCATCGCGGCAGAGGAGAACGCGAAACAGCTCGGACGCCGGGTCGAACTCCTCGTCACAGCCCAGTCCGGACGCAAGGCAGAAGAAACGCATCGCTTGTCCGGCCGCTCCCAGGACCAGCGGCTGGTCCACTTCTCCGTGCCCGAAGGCGCAGAGAGCCCACGGCCCGGCGACTTCGTCACCGTGACGATCACCGGGGCTGCTGCCTTCCACCTCGTCTCCGATCCGGTGACGACGGCGGACTACAGCTTGAGGCGCTCCCGTGCCGGCGACGCTTGGGACCGCTCGCAGGCCGACTCCTGTGGCGCTCCGGCACCGAGTGCCGCGGACACCGGCATCGGCATCGGTTCTTCAGGGTCGAAGGGCGTCTCCCTCGGCATGCCGTCGCTCCCCGTGCGACGCGGCTAG
- a CDS encoding lytic transglycosylase domain-containing protein, which yields MNPLSLRLSAIIVPLLVASLLQAGPASADDGAPPSGYPSWAEVQQAQGNEAAASAEVDRINQLLAGLQQKSGELGAAAIKAGTEYAKAHDALQHQQAVTQKLAEASQQAKAKADSLKKATSSLVVKAYESGGFDPGPWSLANAAIAPDNIQNFALLNRVLDRTAKLHDDALSASQASAAATAQEQAARDVLAQLDSDAAAKAQAAESARRAAEDSVAATDGQRKTMVAQLASLTSTSAAVAQKYQDGQVALAAYQAAQEAKREAAQRKAEADAAAAAANRQAQQPVQPPISSGGGGGGFGGGGGGGGGNVVNDPAGARQYASSRLGAYGWGQDQMQCLSLLWTQESSWMTDATNPSSGAYGVAQALPPDKYYSAGSDWLSNYRTQIDWGLGYIRDRYGSPCNAWQHEMGFNWY from the coding sequence ATGAATCCGTTGTCGTTACGGCTTTCGGCAATCATTGTGCCCTTGCTTGTCGCTTCGCTTCTCCAAGCAGGCCCGGCTTCCGCAGACGACGGTGCCCCGCCGTCGGGCTATCCGAGCTGGGCCGAGGTACAGCAGGCCCAGGGGAACGAAGCTGCCGCAAGTGCCGAAGTGGACCGCATCAACCAGTTATTGGCCGGCCTTCAACAGAAGTCCGGCGAGCTTGGCGCGGCAGCCATCAAGGCGGGAACTGAGTACGCGAAGGCTCATGACGCCCTGCAGCATCAGCAGGCGGTGACCCAGAAACTGGCTGAGGCGTCCCAACAGGCCAAGGCAAAAGCGGATTCATTGAAGAAGGCCACTTCTTCCCTGGTTGTCAAGGCATACGAGTCGGGCGGCTTCGATCCAGGGCCCTGGTCCCTCGCGAATGCCGCCATCGCACCAGACAACATTCAAAATTTCGCCTTGCTGAACAGGGTTCTCGATCGCACCGCGAAGCTGCACGATGATGCGCTGAGCGCGTCCCAGGCATCCGCCGCGGCAACCGCGCAGGAACAAGCTGCCCGGGATGTCTTGGCCCAGTTGGATAGTGACGCCGCGGCAAAGGCCCAGGCCGCGGAGTCTGCCAGGCGCGCCGCCGAAGACAGCGTTGCCGCCACGGACGGCCAGCGCAAGACCATGGTCGCCCAGCTCGCGTCCTTGACCTCCACTTCTGCCGCTGTTGCGCAGAAATACCAGGACGGCCAAGTGGCGCTTGCCGCTTATCAGGCTGCCCAGGAGGCCAAGAGGGAGGCGGCACAGCGCAAGGCGGAAGCCGACGCCGCCGCGGCGGCAGCCAACAGGCAAGCCCAGCAACCCGTCCAGCCGCCCATCAGCAGCGGAGGCGGCGGCGGCGGCTTCGGAGGCGGGGGAGGCGGTGGCGGAGGAAACGTCGTCAACGACCCCGCAGGTGCACGGCAATATGCGTCCTCCCGGCTCGGCGCCTACGGCTGGGGCCAGGACCAAATGCAGTGTCTGTCCCTGCTGTGGACCCAGGAATCGAGCTGGATGACAGATGCCACCAATCCCAGCAGCGGTGCCTACGGAGTTGCGCAGGCATTGCCCCCGGACAAGTACTATTCGGCAGGCAGTGACTGGCTCAGCAACTACCGGACCCAGATCGATTGGGGCCTCGGCTATATCCGCGACCGTTACGGTTCCCCCTGCAACGCGTGGCAGCATGAGATGGGCTTCAACTGGTACTAG
- a CDS encoding regulatory protein RecX, with product MAADPEANPEAVARAIVLRQLTNSPKSRLQLARKLAERNVPEDVAEAVLDRFEEVRLIDDADFAEMWVRSRAQSRKLARGALRRELADKGIDAETAEKALAQVSDDDERNAARDLVARRLRAVSELSDRTERDKQTRRLASMLARKGYQPSAAFRIVGEVLDEALAGEPVSHNARAHGGPEADDIG from the coding sequence GTGGCAGCAGACCCTGAAGCCAATCCGGAAGCAGTTGCCCGGGCCATTGTCCTCCGTCAACTGACCAATTCGCCCAAAAGCAGGCTTCAGCTTGCGCGCAAACTGGCTGAGCGGAACGTGCCGGAAGACGTAGCCGAAGCCGTGTTGGACCGCTTCGAGGAAGTCCGGCTCATTGATGACGCCGATTTCGCCGAAATGTGGGTCCGCAGCCGTGCGCAGTCGAGGAAACTCGCCCGGGGTGCCCTGAGGCGCGAATTGGCGGACAAAGGCATCGACGCTGAAACGGCGGAGAAAGCCCTCGCGCAAGTGAGCGATGACGACGAGCGGAACGCGGCCAGGGACCTGGTCGCGCGCCGTTTGAGGGCCGTAAGCGAGCTATCCGACAGGACCGAGCGCGACAAGCAAACCCGGCGGCTCGCATCGATGCTTGCCCGCAAGGGTTACCAACCATCGGCGGCGTTCCGGATTGTTGGCGAGGTACTGGACGAAGCCTTGGCGGGGGAGCCGGTGTCCCACAATGCCAGGGCGCACGGTGGTCCTGAAGCCGACGACATCGGCTAG
- the recA gene encoding recombinase RecA: MAANQDREKALEAALAQIDKQFGKGSVMRLGDEVRAPIEVIPTGSIALDVALGIGGLPRGRVVEIYGPESSGKTTVALHAVANAQRQGGIAAFIDAEHALDPEYAAKLGVDTDALLVSQPDTGEQALEIMDMLIGSGSLDVIVIDSVAALVPRAEIEGEMGDSHVGLQARLMSQALRKITGRLSQTKTTAIFINQLREKIGVFFGSPETTTGGKALKFYASIRIDVRRIQTLKEGADSVGNRTKAKIVKNKMAPPFKIAEFDIIYGQGISREGGIIDMGVEHGIIKKSGSWFTYDGDQLGQGMENSRRFLRDNPELAADLERLIKEKLGVGVVKPAEAEKSPKLKAVDG, translated from the coding sequence ATGGCGGCAAATCAGGATCGTGAGAAGGCGCTCGAGGCAGCGCTTGCCCAGATCGACAAGCAATTCGGCAAGGGCTCGGTCATGCGCCTTGGGGACGAAGTCCGGGCGCCGATCGAGGTCATTCCGACCGGCTCCATCGCCTTGGATGTCGCTCTTGGCATTGGCGGGTTGCCTCGTGGCCGTGTCGTCGAAATCTACGGTCCGGAATCCTCAGGTAAGACCACCGTCGCGCTTCACGCGGTGGCCAACGCCCAGCGCCAGGGCGGCATCGCAGCCTTCATCGACGCCGAGCACGCCCTCGACCCCGAGTACGCGGCGAAACTGGGCGTCGATACCGACGCGCTACTGGTTTCGCAGCCGGATACCGGTGAGCAGGCGCTCGAGATCATGGACATGCTGATCGGCTCAGGTTCCTTGGACGTCATCGTGATCGACTCCGTCGCCGCTTTGGTTCCCCGCGCTGAAATCGAAGGCGAAATGGGCGATTCCCACGTCGGCCTCCAGGCCCGTCTTATGAGCCAGGCCCTGCGTAAGATCACCGGCCGACTGAGCCAGACCAAGACGACCGCTATCTTCATCAACCAGCTCCGTGAGAAGATCGGCGTTTTCTTCGGTTCTCCGGAAACCACCACCGGTGGTAAGGCCCTCAAGTTCTACGCGTCCATCCGCATCGACGTCCGACGCATCCAGACGCTGAAGGAAGGCGCGGATTCGGTAGGTAACCGCACCAAGGCCAAGATCGTCAAGAACAAGATGGCTCCGCCCTTCAAGATCGCGGAGTTCGACATTATCTACGGGCAGGGCATTTCCCGTGAGGGCGGCATCATCGACATGGGCGTCGAGCACGGCATCATCAAGAAGTCGGGTTCATGGTTCACCTATGACGGTGACCAGCTGGGTCAGGGCATGGAGAACTCCCGCCGCTTCCTGCGCGACAACCCGGAGTTGGCCGCGGACCTCGAGCGGCTGATCAAGGAAAAGCTTGGCGTCGGAGTAGTCAAGCCTGCCGAAGCCGAGAAATCTCCGAAGCTGAAGGCCGTTGACGGCTAA
- a CDS encoding DUF3046 domain-containing protein: protein MRISDFWRLMDDEFGAGYSRVLSSSLVLAGVGGRTANDALAAGYSPRDVWLALCDVQDVPPERRLGRDVKPADKGSGTF from the coding sequence GTGCGGATCAGTGACTTCTGGCGGCTGATGGACGATGAATTCGGGGCTGGCTACTCCCGGGTCCTCAGCAGTTCCCTTGTATTGGCCGGCGTCGGCGGCCGTACGGCAAACGATGCCTTGGCAGCGGGCTACAGCCCCCGCGACGTCTGGCTTGCCCTGTGCGACGTCCAGGACGTTCCGCCGGAGCGACGGCTCGGCAGGGACGTCAAGCCTGCCGACAAGGGATCCGGGACGTTCTGA
- a CDS encoding MarR family winged helix-turn-helix transcriptional regulator, with protein MSNTPDDAPEMVEAGDNVDAALQQVEHQLSMFWRRARSLSHQLSRQVHPDMEPAAYGLLTIIRKEGPIRLTELASCIGVGKPSVSRQIAFLESIGMVYKEADPQDGRAQSIRLTPKGEEKMHQVQDARRQVFRERLGEWPLEEIQTLADYIERLNAAYGEGIGKD; from the coding sequence ATGAGCAACACTCCCGACGACGCACCAGAGATGGTGGAGGCAGGCGACAACGTCGACGCCGCCCTCCAGCAGGTGGAACACCAGCTGAGCATGTTCTGGCGACGCGCCCGATCGCTGTCCCACCAGTTATCCCGACAGGTCCATCCCGACATGGAACCAGCCGCTTACGGACTGCTGACGATCATCCGGAAAGAGGGCCCCATTCGCCTGACGGAGCTCGCCTCGTGCATCGGCGTCGGGAAGCCGTCGGTGAGCCGCCAGATCGCGTTCCTCGAGAGCATCGGCATGGTCTACAAAGAAGCCGACCCCCAGGATGGCCGCGCACAATCGATCCGGCTCACTCCCAAGGGCGAAGAAAAGATGCACCAGGTCCAGGACGCACGCCGGCAGGTTTTCCGGGAACGCCTGGGTGAGTGGCCGCTGGAAGAAATCCAGACGCTGGCTGACTACATTGAACGGCTCAACGCTGCCTACGGCGAAGGAATCGGCAAGGACTGA
- a CDS encoding helix-turn-helix domain-containing protein — translation MVKQPVSINGVVRWKDVGLAEKAPSEQKERKMVVLRHEIGDVLRDVRQRQGRTLREVSHSARVSLGYLSEVERGQKEASSELLSSICSALDVPLSGMLREVSDRVAVAEGVAVPDTVPQEFAQRYGRDLDRELSAELNDDFTQGMLSGAR, via the coding sequence ATGGTTAAGCAGCCCGTATCCATAAACGGCGTTGTCCGCTGGAAGGATGTGGGCTTGGCCGAGAAGGCACCGAGCGAACAGAAGGAGCGCAAAATGGTTGTACTGCGTCACGAAATTGGTGATGTCCTGCGCGATGTCCGCCAGCGCCAGGGCCGTACGCTCCGCGAAGTCTCGCACAGCGCCCGCGTTTCCCTTGGCTACCTGAGCGAAGTTGAGCGCGGCCAGAAGGAAGCATCCTCAGAGCTGTTGTCCTCGATCTGCTCGGCCCTGGACGTTCCGTTGTCCGGCATGCTCCGCGAGGTCAGTGACCGGGTTGCCGTCGCCGAAGGCGTCGCTGTTCCGGACACCGTCCCGCAGGAATTCGCGCAGCGCTACGGCCGCGATCTCGACCGCGAGCTCAGCGCCGAACTGAACGATGATTTCACCCAGGGCATGCTCTCCGGAGCCCGCTAG
- a CDS encoding CinA family protein, translating into MSPTADEVAASAVALAIERGVTVATAESLTAGMVAATLADTPGASGMLQGGVVAYQNAVKAGILGVSQELLSAVGSVDAEVAAAMADGARRACGADVGISTTGVAGPLPHDGKPVGTVFIGVATQGGAAAHAYSFRGDRPSIRAQATAVALERLLECLVRADLLHVK; encoded by the coding sequence ATGAGCCCTACCGCTGATGAGGTGGCCGCTTCCGCTGTCGCCCTCGCCATCGAGCGGGGCGTCACAGTGGCTACCGCGGAATCCCTGACAGCCGGGATGGTTGCCGCCACCCTCGCTGATACTCCAGGGGCGTCAGGCATGCTCCAAGGCGGGGTGGTCGCCTATCAGAATGCGGTCAAGGCCGGAATCCTGGGGGTGTCCCAGGAGCTGCTTTCCGCCGTCGGATCCGTCGACGCCGAGGTGGCGGCGGCTATGGCCGACGGCGCCAGGCGCGCGTGCGGGGCCGACGTCGGGATCTCCACTACGGGGGTTGCCGGGCCATTGCCGCACGACGGGAAGCCGGTTGGCACCGTCTTCATTGGCGTCGCCACACAGGGCGGAGCCGCGGCGCATGCTTACTCCTTTCGGGGAGATCGGCCAAGTATCCGTGCGCAGGCAACGGCGGTCGCACTGGAGCGCTTGTTGGAGTGCCTTGTCCGTGCCGACCTACTGCACGTAAAGTAG
- the pgsA gene encoding CDP-diacylglycerol--glycerol-3-phosphate 3-phosphatidyltransferase, whose translation MTTSDGSKAGSSSSDIWNLPNILTMLRIVLVPFFVWFLLEDNSQHGIWRWAAVVAFAVAIYTDKLDGDIARSRNLVTNFGKIADPIADKLLIGSALVLLSALGELPWWITILILVREWGITALRFFVIRYGVMPASRGGKLKTAVQTVAIFLYILPLNSFAPWLVSVAFWVMIVALVITVWTGVEYVIEAAKLRSAGKRA comes from the coding sequence GTGACTACATCCGACGGCAGCAAAGCCGGTTCCAGCAGCTCCGATATCTGGAACCTGCCCAACATCCTGACGATGCTTCGAATTGTCCTGGTCCCGTTCTTCGTTTGGTTCCTTCTGGAGGACAACAGCCAGCACGGCATCTGGCGCTGGGCCGCCGTAGTGGCCTTCGCCGTAGCGATCTATACAGACAAGCTCGACGGCGACATCGCCCGGAGCCGCAACCTCGTCACCAACTTCGGCAAGATCGCGGACCCCATTGCCGACAAGTTGCTTATCGGATCGGCCCTCGTTCTCCTGTCGGCGCTGGGGGAGCTGCCGTGGTGGATCACCATCCTCATCCTCGTGCGCGAATGGGGCATCACCGCCTTGCGCTTCTTTGTCATCCGCTATGGCGTGATGCCCGCCTCGCGAGGCGGCAAGCTCAAGACCGCCGTCCAGACTGTCGCGATCTTCCTCTACATCCTGCCGCTGAATTCTTTCGCGCCGTGGCTCGTCAGCGTGGCCTTCTGGGTCATGATCGTCGCCCTCGTCATCACGGTGTGGACCGGCGTCGAATACGTGATCGAAGCCGCAAAGCTTCGCTCGGCAGGCAAGCGCGCATGA